Proteins encoded together in one Amblyomma americanum isolate KBUSLIRL-KWMA chromosome 1, ASM5285725v1, whole genome shotgun sequence window:
- the LOC144115077 gene encoding uncharacterized protein LOC144115077, translating to MASILATARAQTEPDMTAAVTPVSAMALGDRSFQPEQMPVAVLLLPTPKPTVQTAKGTRKCSDGSILKTGHVCGGTTVKHHQALRFHGCYILLATTILAKLMLPQELVDSKVQSAFVMGEAGEAALHPVLHSASTGGHASRQKTSSHGVQSGVAHALIVAKAVPDRGLDIKDVRHVINYDLPCSLHGPHAFSWGLRLGHMLTQLN from the coding sequence ATGGCCAGCATACTCGCCACGGCTCGTGCCCAGACCGAGCCCGACATGACGGCTGCAGTCACGCCAGTGAGCGCCATGGCCCTGGGGGACCGCTCGTTCCAGCCGGAGCAGATGCCTGTAGCGGTGTTGCTTTTGCCGACGCCCAAGCCTACCGTGCAGACAGCCAAGGGCACGCGCAAGTGTTCCGATGGCTCCATCCTGAAGACTGGCCACGTCTGCGGCGGCACAACGGTAAAGCACCACCAGGCACTTCGCTTCCACGGCTGCTACATCCTGCTGGCCACGACGATTCTGGCCAAGCTGATGCTGCCCCAGGAGCTCGTCGACTCCAAGGTGCAGTCTGCGTTCGTCATGGGCGAAGCAGGCGAGGCCGCCCTGCATCCCGTGCTCCATTCAGCAAGTACAGGCGGCCATGCATCGCGGCAGAAGACGTCGAGTCACGGCGTGCAGTCCGGCGTAGCCCATGCGCTGATCGTGGCAAAAGCAGTGCCTGACCGAGGCCTCGACATTAAGGATGTGCGACATGTCATCAACTATGACCTGCCATGCTCATTGCATGGGCCGCACGCGTTTTCCTGGGGACTTAGGCTCGGGCACATGCTTACGCAGCTTAACTGA